A stretch of the Thalassotalea euphylliae genome encodes the following:
- a CDS encoding insulinase family protein, with the protein MCRFDFRKKLVNACVLVFISVFATFFSTAIFANHVLPSPEAFDKNLSNYVELDNGLRVLLLSDPNAKSSAASITINVGGRHSPKSFQGLAHLLEHTVFLGSKSYAGTKDFDGFVKKHNGWSNGTTRPLTTRYHFQLNNSPSADALIEGLARLHDMLINPLMREGDIKLAIEEVDEEFQSRKSNDFAGIVSVFKANMSPNNSARYMDVGNKISLQGTTTDIKHVSSALKAFHQNYYKLENMTLAVYSKQDLNTLKNIIKQVFKSPKNLDQTINQNLNIQLNNRLFSTHRMPYSRLYEKDDLGKRIDVLSSTDHPALDLRFEVPANEKKAIAYIRYLLDYDNSGSLAHYLNQKGLAHQAFAALHGDSLNTVINIYVDLTNEGYDQVNTVIEATFAYFNHLKTHPHPDYLQQELAAVQARDYKRPIEMEPGDWLSELSDQMHVANSSDIFTSMYNARPMTQSTIDKLLSHFSVNNFQAYVSSNQPLAGKIQQTPHYLKPYTEQRVSPTLLTQWQLAKNDSFSFPKQNPYLKPRKTQTAEVNSSITTQDKLAAQIVTNPAFAIEDTLLIRLSNLTLNSEFDNDTNNESKAYPNSYVLFLLMAEQLSRNLGENHIYAELAGYHFDEKVTNQSLGLVLSGKQSHIVDYAFDLISPFHWQKLSAAEFDVLKKSAYRNYENVLHENEFRQVIKAASNLGNSLPSIKATLEQINAVTLADYQTFVAQMIPSLTIYTDSMANSHKLSTRFITHVNSEPVEANTLHNNSSVNANTSNVNVINTNASEVVSLAKQFKIVNVTSEKQAALAFTIVFNPDLPFMQIQDSVKANALLHMFKQMTTREYRDEIRVKQQLAYHAGSLLFNTQKPALSFVAESSKVNATELAKRTKVFFIDTASKLTNEDNLTTNQQKFLQAKPIVIEQLNTFYRREQQLHQLNWQLDNGFRNLDYNALIADEINRMTYQEFTEWLIILVDGTS; encoded by the coding sequence ATGTGTCGCTTTGACTTTAGAAAAAAGCTCGTAAATGCCTGTGTGTTGGTATTTATCAGTGTATTCGCTACGTTTTTTTCAACCGCCATTTTCGCCAATCATGTATTACCTAGCCCTGAAGCATTTGATAAAAACTTGTCAAACTATGTTGAGCTGGATAATGGGCTAAGAGTGTTACTGCTTTCAGATCCAAATGCTAAAAGTTCTGCAGCATCTATCACCATTAATGTCGGCGGGCGGCATTCACCAAAATCTTTTCAGGGGCTAGCTCATTTACTAGAGCATACTGTTTTTCTGGGAAGCAAATCTTACGCTGGCACGAAAGATTTTGATGGGTTTGTAAAAAAGCATAATGGGTGGAGTAACGGCACCACTCGCCCTCTGACCACGCGTTATCATTTCCAGCTAAACAACAGCCCAAGTGCAGACGCCTTAATTGAGGGCCTTGCGCGCCTGCACGACATGTTAATCAATCCATTGATGCGAGAAGGTGACATTAAACTCGCAATTGAAGAAGTAGACGAGGAATTTCAAAGCCGTAAATCAAACGACTTTGCGGGCATTGTTTCAGTTTTTAAAGCAAATATGTCTCCAAATAACTCCGCGCGATATATGGACGTTGGCAATAAAATATCGCTTCAAGGGACGACAACTGACATTAAACATGTATCGAGCGCCTTAAAAGCGTTTCACCAAAATTACTATAAGCTCGAAAATATGACGTTGGCAGTTTACAGTAAACAAGATTTAAACACACTTAAAAATATCATAAAACAAGTATTCAAAAGCCCTAAAAACCTAGACCAAACCATAAACCAAAACCTAAACATACAATTAAACAATCGACTGTTTTCAACGCATCGTATGCCATACAGCCGACTTTACGAAAAAGATGATCTTGGCAAGCGTATCGATGTATTGTCGTCTACCGACCATCCAGCATTGGACTTGCGATTTGAAGTACCTGCAAATGAAAAAAAAGCGATAGCTTATATTCGTTATTTGCTTGATTATGATAATTCAGGCTCGCTTGCTCACTATTTAAATCAGAAAGGGCTAGCTCATCAGGCGTTTGCCGCCTTGCATGGCGACAGCCTTAACACTGTAATCAACATATATGTTGACCTAACGAATGAAGGTTATGACCAGGTAAACACGGTAATTGAAGCCACCTTTGCTTATTTTAATCATCTCAAAACTCACCCTCATCCTGATTATTTACAACAAGAATTGGCAGCCGTTCAAGCCCGCGATTACAAGCGCCCTATTGAAATGGAACCCGGCGATTGGTTAAGTGAGCTTTCCGATCAAATGCATGTGGCAAATTCTAGCGATATATTCACATCAATGTATAACGCTAGGCCGATGACTCAAAGCACAATTGATAAGCTACTAAGCCACTTTTCGGTGAATAACTTCCAAGCCTATGTTTCCAGTAATCAACCATTAGCAGGCAAGATTCAGCAAACACCTCATTACTTAAAGCCTTACACTGAGCAGCGTGTCTCACCAACGTTGCTAACTCAATGGCAGCTCGCTAAAAACGATAGCTTCTCGTTTCCCAAACAAAACCCTTACCTCAAGCCCAGAAAAACGCAAACAGCTGAAGTAAACTCATCGATTACCACGCAAGATAAATTAGCTGCGCAGATAGTAACAAATCCAGCATTTGCCATTGAAGATACATTGCTGATAAGGCTAAGCAACTTAACACTCAATAGTGAGTTTGATAACGACACAAACAACGAGAGCAAAGCTTACCCAAATAGCTATGTATTATTCTTGCTGATGGCCGAGCAGCTAAGCCGTAACTTAGGAGAGAATCATATTTATGCTGAGTTGGCAGGCTACCATTTTGATGAAAAAGTCACTAACCAATCGCTTGGACTTGTGCTCAGTGGCAAGCAATCACACATAGTAGATTATGCATTTGATCTTATTTCACCTTTTCATTGGCAAAAGCTTAGCGCGGCAGAATTTGATGTACTGAAAAAAAGCGCTTATCGCAATTACGAGAATGTTTTACACGAGAATGAGTTCAGGCAGGTTATTAAAGCCGCCAGCAACCTAGGTAATAGCTTGCCAAGTATAAAAGCAACGCTTGAACAAATTAACGCTGTAACTCTCGCAGACTACCAAACGTTTGTTGCGCAGATGATACCATCACTGACCATTTATACAGACTCGATGGCAAATAGCCACAAGCTTTCAACTCGCTTTATCACGCACGTCAACTCTGAACCAGTTGAAGCAAATACCCTACACAACAACTCGTCAGTCAACGCAAATACAAGTAACGTTAATGTAATAAACACAAATGCATCTGAGGTGGTTAGCCTGGCTAAGCAATTTAAGATTGTAAATGTCACATCGGAGAAGCAAGCGGCGTTAGCATTTACCATTGTTTTCAACCCCGACTTACCATTTATGCAAATTCAAGATAGTGTCAAAGCGAATGCGCTACTTCATATGTTTAAGCAGATGACGACACGAGAATACAGAGATGAGATTCGTGTAAAGCAGCAACTTGCTTATCATGCGGGAAGCCTTTTATTTAATACTCAAAAGCCAGCGTTAAGTTTTGTCGCGGAGTCTTCAAAAGTAAATGCTACCGAGCTTGCCAAACGAACAAAGGTGTTTTTTATCGACACCGCTTCTAAACTAACCAATGAAGATAATTTAACAACCAATCAGCAAAAGTTTTTGCAAGCTAAGCCAATCGTTATTGAACAATTGAATACTTTCTATCGCCGCGAGCAGCAGCTACATCAGCTAAATTGGCAGTTAGACAATGGCTTTAGAAACTTAGATTACAACGCACTAATCGCCGATGAAATTAATAGAATGACTTACCAAGAGTTTACCGAATGGTTGATCATTTTAGTTGATGGCACTTCTTGA
- a CDS encoding Nif3-like dinuclear metal center hexameric protein: protein MLRTEFVQYLQALLKPEQIKDFCPNGLQVQGAEEVTNIVTGVTATEALIDEAIALKADTILVHHGYFWKGENQTITGMKYQRIKKLLDHNINLFAYHLPLDIHPELGNNAQLAKLLGIKVTGPLELGNPVSVPIQGELPFGIDGVSFNEMISKKLNRQCLHIAPPSNKPIKTVAWCTGGGQGYIELAAEQGIDAFISGEASEQTTHIAREMDIHFFAAGHHATERYGAKALGEFVARDLGLNVDFIDIDNPV from the coding sequence ATGCTTAGAACAGAATTCGTTCAATATTTGCAGGCACTTTTAAAACCTGAACAAATTAAAGACTTTTGCCCCAATGGATTGCAAGTACAAGGAGCAGAGGAAGTTACCAATATTGTCACAGGGGTAACCGCAACAGAAGCGCTAATTGATGAGGCTATCGCTTTAAAAGCCGATACTATTTTGGTGCATCATGGGTATTTCTGGAAAGGTGAAAACCAAACGATTACAGGTATGAAATATCAGCGTATTAAAAAGTTATTAGATCACAATATTAATTTATTCGCTTACCACTTGCCGTTAGATATTCACCCTGAGCTTGGTAATAATGCGCAGTTGGCTAAATTGTTAGGCATTAAGGTCACTGGGCCATTAGAACTTGGTAATCCTGTAAGCGTGCCAATTCAAGGGGAGTTGCCGTTTGGTATTGATGGTGTCAGCTTTAACGAAATGATCAGTAAAAAGCTCAATCGCCAATGTTTACATATCGCACCACCGTCAAACAAACCAATAAAAACCGTGGCTTGGTGCACTGGCGGTGGGCAAGGTTATATCGAACTGGCAGCAGAGCAGGGGATAGATGCCTTTATTTCAGGTGAAGCTTCAGAGCAGACAACCCATATAGCGCGTGAAATGGATATTCATTTTTTTGCTGCTGGTCATCACGCTACTGAACGTTATGGCGCAAAAGCATTAGGCGAATTTGTTGCTCGTGATTTAGGCCTCAACGTTGATTTTATTGATATTGATAACCCAGTGTAA
- a CDS encoding ElyC/SanA/YdcF family protein has product MPLNISLLLLIIAAMFFKLKPKLSRTSLILGTLILGISSITPVADKTIAPFEQTYESFSRSIKPISYIVVLGCGHATNHALPATSQLKACSLRRLIEGMRVLKLHPEAKLIVSGYGLYDEQTNAETVQKAAIALGVPNAKIIVEPYPKDTREEAQLIAPRVKGKTTVLVTDAYHLPRAMKYFELEGVKPIPAPAGYYAINPDQDFVWPHLVPSAKNLQTSSIVWYETMGRIWQWLAY; this is encoded by the coding sequence ATGCCACTCAATATATCTCTTCTATTACTGATAATCGCCGCTATGTTTTTTAAGCTAAAACCTAAACTGAGCCGAACCTCTTTAATCTTGGGGACGCTAATTCTTGGTATCTCTTCAATTACCCCTGTTGCAGATAAAACAATAGCGCCTTTTGAGCAAACGTATGAAAGCTTTAGCCGCTCTATTAAGCCAATTAGTTACATTGTTGTGCTAGGTTGTGGGCACGCGACAAATCATGCACTGCCTGCGACGTCACAGCTAAAAGCCTGCTCTTTAAGGCGTTTGATCGAAGGTATGCGAGTATTAAAGCTGCACCCTGAGGCTAAGTTAATTGTTTCTGGCTACGGACTTTACGACGAACAAACAAACGCCGAAACAGTGCAAAAAGCCGCTATCGCGTTAGGCGTACCAAACGCCAAAATTATCGTTGAGCCTTACCCAAAAGATACTCGTGAAGAAGCACAATTAATTGCCCCACGAGTAAAAGGAAAAACAACAGTTTTAGTTACCGACGCTTACCATTTGCCCAGAGCAATGAAGTATTTTGAGTTAGAAGGAGTTAAGCCAATACCAGCGCCTGCTGGCTACTACGCTATCAACCCAGATCAGGACTTTGTTTGGCCTCATTTAGTGCCTAGTGCCAAAAACCTTCAAACCTCAAGCATTGTTTGGTACGAAACCATGGGGCGTATTTGGCAGTGGCTTGCTTACTAG
- a CDS encoding TonB-dependent receptor plug domain-containing protein: protein MTKFFSKKTSLALSISAALLASQSFNAVAEEANEEIERIQITGSHIKRTSMEGPSPITSLSSDDIQKTGVTDLISLFTKLPISGQGTFSTQANSSDDTANGGSSVSLRGLGADSTLILVNGRRVSVSPFAKGIDTAFVDINNIPLSAIKRVDILKDGASATYGSDAVAGVINVVLRDDVDGVELSGKVGTTADGGGDEQSFSLVFGNQTEKSSHTFILEYFDREEVLYADRDYSRSANQAALTGDPLATDFRSSSGIPGTIALASDPSNRLIDLFGNDICPVEDQDPENNLCRYDYAPHMTMIPDAERFSWNYMGKYEINDTVRAFAELNGQNSKSIVRGAGSPSFNELFMSGDNPNHPFADMPDHPFYQQDLTMRRRTVDIGNREKRVDSDYYRAILGLQGEVNDWSWELAYSYIKSESTERGVDGFPNSRRIQEAIDGVQLDDGTTLYWNPFEPSANSQESLDYIETTTVRVGKSTNRSIDFKISGPVLEMEHGDLLLALGAEYREESIADNPDDQFLRGDIFGTEATQANGSRDNTAIFGELAIPVLDTLEVQLAVRYEDYSDFGTTTDPKVSFLWAPSDDLSVRGSYGTAFRAPSLHQLGLGRTDESPNLVDTQRCALIGDQDRACDPQEYTAVFEGNPDLGPEESESYNFGVIYNVTDDLSFSIDYYNYDIEDIIDSDTQFVMDNFGLDPNIVERRPTSIPGDPGEVIQVNDSFQNIGDLETSGLDIDIRYNLETEYGQFRFGYIMNYVTKFEDFRGTEEGGFEQPEVRWTTSVDWLKDDFSATVAVNYIGEFDQEASLNIDKKVDSMTTVDATINYYGIEDTVLTLGATNLFNEEPPFAYHDFMGFVVNVHNGQGRFAYAQATYKF, encoded by the coding sequence ATGACAAAGTTCTTTTCAAAGAAAACGTCACTTGCGCTTAGCATTTCAGCAGCACTGCTTGCCTCTCAAAGTTTCAACGCTGTAGCCGAAGAAGCAAACGAAGAAATCGAACGCATTCAAATTACTGGTTCACACATCAAACGCACCAGTATGGAAGGCCCATCGCCGATCACAAGTTTATCGTCAGACGATATTCAAAAAACCGGTGTCACAGATTTAATTAGCTTATTCACTAAGTTACCTATCTCTGGCCAAGGGACTTTCTCAACCCAAGCAAACAGCTCAGATGATACGGCTAATGGTGGTTCATCGGTATCACTGCGCGGCCTAGGTGCCGATTCAACGCTAATCTTAGTTAATGGTCGCCGTGTTTCGGTCAGTCCATTCGCTAAAGGTATTGATACCGCTTTCGTTGATATCAACAACATTCCATTATCTGCCATTAAACGTGTAGACATCTTAAAAGATGGTGCTTCTGCAACTTATGGTTCAGACGCTGTTGCAGGTGTAATTAACGTTGTACTTCGCGACGATGTTGATGGTGTTGAACTATCAGGTAAAGTGGGCACAACCGCCGATGGTGGCGGTGATGAACAAAGCTTTAGTTTAGTGTTTGGTAATCAAACTGAAAAATCTAGCCATACGTTCATCTTAGAATATTTTGATCGTGAAGAAGTATTATACGCTGATCGCGACTACTCTCGTTCAGCTAACCAAGCAGCGCTAACTGGCGACCCATTAGCAACTGATTTCCGTTCATCTTCAGGTATTCCAGGTACAATTGCCCTTGCCTCTGATCCGTCAAATCGTTTGATTGACTTATTCGGCAACGACATTTGTCCAGTTGAAGACCAAGACCCTGAGAACAACCTTTGTCGTTACGATTACGCGCCACACATGACCATGATCCCAGATGCAGAACGCTTTAGCTGGAACTACATGGGTAAGTACGAAATTAACGACACGGTACGTGCATTTGCTGAGTTAAACGGTCAAAACTCAAAATCAATTGTTCGCGGTGCAGGTAGCCCAAGCTTCAACGAATTGTTTATGTCTGGCGACAACCCAAATCATCCATTTGCCGATATGCCAGATCATCCGTTCTATCAACAAGACTTAACCATGCGTCGTCGTACCGTAGATATCGGTAACCGTGAGAAGCGTGTTGATTCTGACTACTACCGTGCAATTCTTGGTTTGCAAGGTGAAGTTAACGACTGGAGCTGGGAACTTGCTTACAGCTACATTAAGAGCGAATCAACAGAGCGTGGTGTTGACGGCTTCCCTAACTCACGCCGCATCCAAGAAGCCATTGACGGTGTACAGTTAGATGATGGTACAACCCTTTACTGGAATCCGTTTGAGCCTTCTGCTAACTCTCAAGAATCACTTGATTACATCGAAACAACCACTGTTCGTGTCGGTAAATCAACTAACCGCTCAATTGACTTTAAGATCTCTGGCCCTGTGCTAGAAATGGAACACGGCGACTTACTACTTGCATTAGGTGCCGAGTACCGTGAAGAAAGCATTGCTGATAACCCAGATGATCAATTCCTACGTGGTGACATCTTCGGTACCGAAGCAACACAAGCTAACGGTTCACGCGATAACACCGCCATTTTCGGTGAATTAGCAATTCCAGTGCTTGATACCTTAGAAGTACAACTAGCGGTACGTTACGAAGACTACTCAGACTTTGGTACGACGACCGATCCAAAAGTATCTTTCTTGTGGGCACCAAGTGATGACTTAAGTGTTCGTGGTTCATACGGTACTGCGTTCCGTGCACCTTCTTTACATCAGCTAGGTTTAGGCCGCACTGACGAATCACCAAACTTAGTTGATACGCAGCGCTGTGCATTAATTGGCGATCAAGACCGTGCATGTGATCCTCAAGAATATACAGCAGTATTCGAAGGTAACCCGGATCTTGGCCCAGAAGAGTCAGAGAGTTACAACTTTGGTGTAATTTACAACGTTACCGACGATTTAAGCTTCTCAATTGACTACTACAACTACGATATTGAAGACATTATCGACTCTGATACTCAGTTTGTAATGGACAACTTTGGTTTAGATCCAAACATCGTAGAGCGTCGCCCAACTTCAATTCCTGGTGACCCAGGTGAAGTTATTCAAGTTAACGACAGCTTCCAAAACATTGGTGACTTAGAAACTTCAGGTTTAGACATTGATATTCGTTACAACCTAGAAACTGAATACGGTCAATTCCGCTTTGGTTACATCATGAACTACGTAACTAAGTTTGAAGACTTCCGTGGTACAGAAGAAGGTGGTTTCGAGCAACCAGAAGTGCGTTGGACAACGTCGGTTGACTGGTTAAAAGATGACTTTAGCGCTACAGTAGCGGTTAACTACATCGGTGAGTTTGACCAAGAAGCATCGTTAAACATCGATAAGAAAGTTGATTCAATGACCACGGTTGATGCCACTATCAACTACTACGGCATTGAAGACACTGTACTAACGTTAGGTGCAACTAACTTATTTAATGAAGAACCTCCGTTTGCTTACCACGACTTTATGGGTTTTGTGGTTAACGTACATAACGGTCAAGGCCGCTTTGCCTACGCACAAGCAACATATAAGTTCTAA